The Saccopteryx leptura isolate mSacLep1 chromosome 2, mSacLep1_pri_phased_curated, whole genome shotgun sequence genome has a window encoding:
- the LINGO4 gene encoding leucine-rich repeat and immunoglobulin-like domain-containing nogo receptor-interacting protein 4 — translation MATAPVAPKQAWPPWPPWPSLLFLLLLPGGSSGGCPAVCDCTSQPLAVLCAHRRLEAVPGGLPLDTEFLDLSGNRLWGLQQGMLSRLSLLRELDLSYNQLSTLEPGAFHGLQSLLTLRLQGNRLRIMGPGVFSGLPALTLLDLRLNQIVLFLDGAFGELGNLQQLDVGDNHLVFVASGAFAGLTKLSTLTLERCNLSTVPGLALARLPELAALRLRELDIGRLPSGALRGLGQLKELEIHHWPALEALEPGSLAGLNLSSLAITRCNLSSVPFQALHHLSFLRVLDLSQNPITAIPARRLSTLVRLQELRLSGACLTSIAAHAFHGLTAFHLLDVADNALQTLEETAFPSPDKLVTLRLSGNPLTCDCRLLWLLRLRGGLDFGTSPPACAGPQHVQGKSLREFSDILPPGHFTCQPALIQKSGPRWVIAEEGGHAVFSCSGDGDPAPTVSWMRPPGTWLGRAGRVRVLDDGTLEIRSVQLRDRGAYVCVVSNVAGNDSLRTWLEVIQVEPPNGTLVDPNITTPGVPGPFFLDSRGVAMVLAVGFLPFLTSVTLCFGLIALWSKGKGRVKHHVTFDFVAPRPSGDKNSVGNRVTAKLF, via the coding sequence ATGGCTACAGCTCCAGTAGCTCCAAAGCAGGCCTGGCCCCCCTGGCCCCCCTggccctctctccttttcttgctCCTCCTGCCCGGAGGCAGCAGTGGTGGCTGCCCAGCTGTGTGTGACTGTACCTCGCAGCCCCTGGCAGTGCTCTGCGCCCACCGGCGGCTAGAGGCTGTGCCTGGGGGACTTCCACTGGACACCGAGTTCCTGGACCTGAGTGGGAACCGCCTCTGGGGGCTTCAGCAGGGGATGCTCTCCCGCCTGAGCCTGCTCCGGGAACTAGACCTCAGCTACAACCAGCTGTCCACCCTGGAGCCAGGGGCCTTCCACGGCCTGCAGAGCCTACTCACCTTGAGACTTCAAGGCAATCGGCTGCGAATCATGGGGCCTGGGGTCTTCTCGGGCCTGCCTGCCCTCACCTTGCTGGACCTCCGCCTCAACCAGATTGTCCTCTTCCTTGATGGAGCTTTTGGGGAGCTGGGCAACCTCCAACAGCTGGACGTTGGGGACAACCACCTGGTGTTCGTGGCTTCGGGGGCCTTTGCAGGGCTGACCAAGCTGAGCACCCTCACCCTGGAGCGCTGCAacctcagcacagtgcctggcctggccctggcccggCTGCCGGAACTGGCGGCCCTGAGGCTTCGAGAACTGGATATTGGGAGGCTGCCATCGGGGGCACTCCGGGGGCTTGGGCAGCTCAAGGAGCTGGAGATCCACCACTGGCCAGCCCTGGAAGCCCTGGAGCCTGGGAGCCTGGCTGGGCTCAATCTGAGCAGCCTGGCCATCACCCGCTGCAACCTGAGCTCCGTGCCCTTCCAGGCACTGCACCACCTGAGCTTCCTCAGGGTCTTGGATCTATCTCAGAACCCCATCACCGCCATCCCCGCCCGAAGGCTCAGTACTCTGGTGCGACTCCAGGAGCTCCGACTGTCGGGAGCCTGCCTCACCTCCATCGCTGCCCACGCTTTCCATGGCTTGACTGCCTTCCATCTCCTGGACGTGGCAGATAACGCCCTTCAGACACTCGAGGAGACAGCTTTCCCTTCCCCGGATAAACTGGTCACTCTGAGGCTGTCTGGCAACCCCCTGACCTGTGACTGCCGCCTCCTCTGGCTGCTCCGGCTCCGAGGCGGCCTGGACTTTGGCACATCCCCGCCTGCATGCGCTGGCCCTCAGCATGTCCAGGGGAAGAGCCTGAGGGAGTTCTCAGACATCCTACCTCCAGGGCACTTCACTTGCCAACCAGCCCTGATCCAAAAGTCTGGGCCGCGTTGGGTTATTGCAGAGGAGGGGGGACATGCTGTTTTCTCCTGCTCTGGGGACGGAGACCCGGCCCCCACTGTCTCTTGGATGAGGCCTCCAGGGACGTGGCTGGGAAGGGCTGGGAGAGTAAGGGTGCTAGATGACGGGACGCTGGAGATCCGCTCGGTGCAGCTACGGGATAGAGGGGCCTATGTATGTGTGGTCAGCAATGTCGCTGGGAATGACTCCCTGAGGACCTGGTTGGAAGTAATCCAAGTTGAGCCACCAAATGGCACTCTTGTTGACCCCAACATCACCACGCCAGGGGTCCCGGGGCCTTTCTTCCTGGATAGCAGAGGTGTGGCTATGGTACTGGCAGTgggcttcctccccttcctcaccTCAGTGACCCTCTGCTTTGGCCTCATTGCCCTCTGGAGCAAGGGCAAAGGACGGGTCAAGCATCATGTAACCTTTGACTTTGTGGCACCTCGGCCCTCTGGGGATAAGAACTCTGTGGGAAACCGGGTCACTGCCAAGCTCTTCTGA